A stretch of the Ictidomys tridecemlineatus isolate mIctTri1 chromosome 5, mIctTri1.hap1, whole genome shotgun sequence genome encodes the following:
- the Ctsa gene encoding lysosomal protective protein, whose translation MVRAALPPLLLLWLLSWASRVQAAPDQDQIQCLPGLAKQPSFRQFSGYLRASGSKHLHYWFVESQKDPESSPVVLWLNGGPGCSSLDGFLTEHGPFLIQPDGVTLEYNPYSWNLIANVLYIESPAGVGFSYSDDKVYATNDTEVAQGNYEALKDFFRLFPEYKDNKLFLTGESYAGIYIPTLAVLVMQDPSMNLQGLAVGNGLSSYEQNDNSLVYFAYYHGLLGNRLWSLLQTHCCSQNKCNFYDNKDPECVTNLQEVSRIVGNSGLNIYNLYAPCAGGVPGRVRYEKDSAVVQDFGNIFTRLPFKRTWHQALLRSGDKVRMDPPCTNTTAASTYLNNPYVRKALHIPEQLPRWDMCNFLVNIQYRRLYQSMNSQYLKLLNSQRYQILLYNGDVDMACNFLGDEWFVDSLNQKMEVQRRPWLVDYGESGEQVAGFVKEFSHIAFVTIKGAGHMVPTDKPRAAFTMFSRFLNKEPY comes from the exons ATGGTCCGAGCCGCGCTGCCGCCGCTGCTCCTGCTGTGGCTCCTGTCCTGGGCGTCCCGGGTCCAGGCAGCCCCCGACCAGGACCAGATTCAGTGCCTCCCCGGACTGGCCAAGCAGCCGTCCTTCCGCCAGTTCTCGGGCTACCTCAGAGCCTCCGGCTCCAAGCACTTGCACTACTG GTTTGTGGAGTCCCAGAAAGATCCAGAGAGCAGCCCGGTGGTGCTTTGGCTCAACGGGGGTCCGGGCTGCAGCTCCCTAGATGGGTTCCTGACAGAGCACGGCCCTTTCCTG ATCCAGCCAGATGGTGTCACTCTGGAGTACAACCCCTATTCATGGAACCTG ATTGCCAATGTGTTGTACATTGAGTCCCCAGCTGGGGTGGGCTTCTCCTACTCTGATGACAAGGTTTATGCCACCAATGACACCGAG GTTGCCCAGGGCAATTATGAAGCCCTTAAAGATTTCTTCCGCCTCTTTCCGGAGTATAAGGACAACAAACTTTTCCTGACGGGCGAGAGCTATGCCGGCATCTACATCCCCACCTTGGCTGTGCTGGTCATGCAGGACCCCAGCATGAACCTTCAG GGGCTGGCTGTGGGCAACGGACTCTCCTCCTATGAGCAGAACGACAACTCGCTCGTCTATTTTGCCTACTACCATGGCCTTCTGGGGAACAG GCTCTGGTCCTTGCTCCAGACCCACTGCTGCTCTCAGAACAAGTGTAACTTCTATGACAACAAAGACCCGGAATGTGTGACCAAT CTTCAGGAAGTGTCTCGAATCGTGGGCAACTCTGGCCTCAACATCTACAACCTCTATGCCCCATGTGCTGGGGGGGTACCTGGCCGCGTGAG GTACGAGAAGGACAGTGCTGTGGTCCAGGATTTTGGCAATATCTTCACTCGTCTGCCATTCAAGCGGACGTGGCACCAG GCACTGCTGCGTTCCGGGGACAAGGTGCGCATGGACCCCCCCTGCACCAACACCACTGCCGCCTCCACCTACCTCAACAACCCGTATGTGCGCAAGGCCCTCCACATCCCCGAGCAGCTGCCCCGCTGGGACATGTGCAA CTTCCTGGTGAACATACAGTACCGCCGGCTCTACCAAAGCATGAACTCTCAGTACCTGAAGCTGCTCAATTCACAG AGATACCAGATCCTGTTATACAACGGAGACGTGGACATGGCCTGCAACTTCTTGGGGGATGAGTGGTTTGTGGACTCCCTCAACCAGAAG ATGGAGGTGCAGCGCCGGCCCTGGCTAGTGGACTACGGCGAGAGCGGGGAGCAGGTCGCTGGCTTCGTGAAGGAGTTCTCCCACATTGCCTTTGTCACCATCAAG GGCGCTGGACACATGGTCCCCACTGACAAGCCCCGAGCTGCCTTCACCATGTTCTCCCGCTTCCTGAACAAAGAGCCATACTGA
- the Neurl2 gene encoding neuralized-like protein 2, translating to MAAASNPVELGASWGPARPEPPPTRFHRVHGANIRVDPSGTRATRVESFAHGVCFSREPLVPGQVFLVEIEEKELGWCGHLRLGLTALDPASLAAVPEFSLPDLVNLGHTWVFAITRHHNRVPRNGQPEAEAEAAAPRRPPALLVEPYLCIEQFRIPRDRLVGRSRPGLYSHLLDQLYELNVLPPTARRSRLGVLFCPHPDGTADMHIVINGEDMGPSARGLPAAQPLYAVVDVFASTKSVRLVQLEYGLPSLQTLCRLVIQRNVVHRLAIDGLHLPKGLKDFCKYE from the exons ATGGCTGCTGCCTCCAATCCTGTGGAGTTGGGTGCCTCCTGGGGACCCGCGCGCCCGGAGCCCCCTCCCACCCGCTTCCACCGGGTGCACGGAGCCAACATCCGCGTGGACCCCTCGGGGACGCGGGCCACGCGCGTGGAGAGCTTCGCCCATGGTGTGTGCTTCAGTCGCGAGCCGCTGGTCCCCGGCCAGGTATTCCTAGTCGAGATCGAGGAGAAAGAGCTGGGCTGGTGCGGCCATCTGCGCCTCGGCCTGACCGCGCTGGACCCCGCCAGTCTGGCCGCCGTGCCCGAATTTTCGCTGCCGGACCTGGTCAACCTTGGCCACACCTGGGTCTTCGCCATCACGCGCCACCACAACCGCGTGCCCCGGAACGGCCAACccgaggcagaggcagaggccgcGGCCCCGCGCCGCCCCCCGGCCCTGCTGGTGGAACCGTATCTGTGCATTGAGCAGTTCCGAATCCCCCGGGACCGCCTCGTGGGCCGCAGCCGGCCGGGGCTCTACAGCCACCTCTTGGACCAGCTCTACGAGCTGAACGTGTTGCCTCCGACCGCGCGCCGCAGCCGCCTGGGCGTTCTCTTCTGCCCGCACCCGGATGGCACCGCAGACATGCACATCGTCATCAACGGGGAGGACATGGGCCCCAGCGCCCGGGGGCTGCCCGCTGCCCAGCCCCTCTATGCAGTGGTGGACGTGTTTGCCTCCACCAAGAGCGTGCGTCTGGTTCAACTCGAGTATGGCT TGCCATCGCTGCAGACTCTGTGCCGCCTAGTGATCCAGAGGAACGTGGTGCACCGGCTGGCCATTGATGGACTCCATCTGCCCAAAGGGCTTAAGGATTTCTGCAAGTATGAGTGA
- the Spata25 gene encoding spermatogenesis-associated protein 25 encodes MSYFMSPQTHPGLLPSNQGGAASPGSSLGLYSPTEPVVVASGGLGPLNQKAEQVVPAAQTWGPTLAVPEARVCSGGASWEIPRRKEYSRYCHKFPNVRQPESLGWENGCSRSRAPHLSGPSRPGPLLLCGLSPGVLPVPSEAVGKEAGSQPDICILTLAMMIAGIPTVPVPGLREEDLIRAAQAFMMAHPEPEGAVEGTRWEQVHAHSASGQISLMRSRRGQPPGSCL; translated from the exons ATGTCCTACTTCATGTCTCCCCAGACTCATCCAGGTCTTCTACCTTCTAACCAAG GTGGGGCTGCTTCTCCGGGTTCGTCCCTTGGCCTCTATAGTCCTACAGAGCCAGTGGTGGTGGCCTCTGGTGGATTAGGCCCACTGAACCAGAAAGCCGAGCAGGTGGTACCTGCTGCCCAGACCTGGGGCCCCACCCTGGCAGTGCCTGAAGCCAGGGTCTGCTCTGGGGGTGCTAGCTGGGAGATACCACGGAGGAAGGAGTACAGCCGATACTGCCACAAATTCCCCAACGTGAGGCAACCAGAGAGCTTGGGCTGGGAGAATGGCTGCTCCAGAAGCAGAGCTCCCCACCTGAGTGGCCCCAGCAGGCCTGGGCCCCTGCTGCTGTGTGGGCTGTCACCAGGGGTTCTGCCAGTGCCCTCTGAGGCAGTGGGGAAGGAGGCCGGCTCCCAGCCTGACATCTGCATCCTTACCCTGGCTATGATGATCGCCGGCATCCCCACCGTGCCTGTCCCAGGCCTGCGGGAAGAGGACCTGATCCGGGCAGCTCAAGCTTTCATGATGGCCCATCCAGAGCCTGAGGGAGCTGTGGAGGGAACGCGGTGGGAGCAAGTGCATGCCCACTCAGCTTCTGGGCAGATATCCCTAATGAGATCCAGGAGGGGCCAGCCTCCTGGCTCCTGCTTGTAG
- the Zswim1 gene encoding zinc finger SWIM domain-containing protein 1, which produces MALTMLNGLLIKDSSPPVLLHQVSRAPQLDSFNYQSCFMQDVFSHFPEILFIHRTYNPRGKVLYTFLVDGPRVQLEGPLARAVYFAIPAKEDAEGLAQMLQVFKKFNPAWERVCTILVDPHFLPLPTLAMEFPTAEVLFSAFHICKFLQGKFYQLSLEQPMERVLLTSLQSTMCSATAGNLRRLYTLLSNCVPPARLPELHSHWLLNDRIWLAHRWRSRAESRRYFQSLEVTTRILSQFFGTTPSEKQGMASLFRYMQQNPGDKASFNLGLSPQNNHSPSDASPDSPKTEQLVEARIQHSLNAICTGPAAQLCLGELAVVQKSMHLIGCGSEKMNIQILEDTHKVQPQPPASCSCYFNQAFHLPCRHILAMLSARRQVLQPDMLPAQWTASCATSLDSILSSTWSETLDKHLAVTLLTEEVGQLLQHCSKEEFERRYSTLRELADSWIGPYEQVQL; this is translated from the coding sequence ATGGCCCTAACGATGCTGAATGGGCTTCTGATTAAGGACTCAAGTCCACCTGTGCTGCTGCACCAGGTTAGCAGGGCTCCCCAGCTAGATAGCTTCAACTACCAGAGCTGTTTCATGCAAGATGTTTTTTCACATTTCCCTGAGATCTTATTTATCCATCGGACCTATAACCCAAGAGGCAAGGTGTTGTATACCTTCCTGGTGGATGGACCTCGAGTGCAGCTGGAGGGTCCTCTAGCTCGGGCAGTCTACTTTGCCATCCCTGCCAAGGAGGATGCTGAAGGCCTCGCCCAGATGTTGCAGGTGTTCAAGAAGTTTAACCCAGCATGGGAGAGAGTCTGTACCATCCTGGTAGATCCCCACTTCCTCCCCCTGCCCACCCTAGCCATGGAGTTCCCCACAGCTGAGGTCTTGTTCTCAGCCTTTCACATTTGCAAATTCCTCCAGGGCAAGTTCTATCAGCTGTCCCTTGAACAGCCTATGGAGAGGGTGCTCCTGACCTCCCTGCAGAGCACCATGTGCTCAGCCACAGCAGGCAACCTGAGGAGGTTGTATACGCTCCTGAGCAACTGTGTCCCCCCAGCCCGGCTGCCTGAGCTCCACTCACACTGGCTGCTCAACGACCGAATCTGGCTGGCACACCGCTGGAGGAGCCGAGCTGAGAGCAGGCGCTATTTCCAGAGCCTGGAGGTCACCACCCGCATCCTCAGTCAGTTCTTTGGCACCACCCCATCTGAGAAACAAGGCATGGCCTCTCTGTTCCGGTATATGCAGCAAAACCCAGGAGACAAGGCAAGCTTCAACCTGGGCCTGAGTCCCCAGAACAATCATAGCCCCTCAGATGCCAGCCCCGACAGCCCCAAAACAGAGCAGTTGGTAGAAGCCCGCATTCAGCACTCCCTCAATGCCATCTGCACAGGGCCAGCAGCCCAGCTCTGCCTGGGTGAACTTGCTGTGGTCCAGAAATCCATGCACCTCATTGGCTGTGGCTCAGAAAAGATGAACATACAGATCCTGGAGGATACCCACAAGGTGCAGCCTCAGCCCCCTGCCAGCTGCAGCTGCTACTTCAACCAGGCCTTCCACCTGCCCTGCCGCCACATCCTGGCTATGCTCAGTGCCCGTCGCCAGGTGCTCCAGCCAGACATGCTGCCAGCTCAGTGGACAGCAAGCTGTGCCACCAGTCTAGACAGCATCCTGAGCAGCACGTGGAGTGAGACCCTGGATAAACACCTGGCAGTGACTCTTCTAACCGAGGAGGTGGGTCAGCTCTTACAGCACTGCAGCAAGGAGGAGTTTGAGCGGCGGTATAGCACCCTGCGGGAGCTAGCTGACAGCTGGATCGGCCCCTACGAGCAGGTGCAGCTTTGA
- the Zswim3 gene encoding zinc finger SWIM domain-containing protein 3 — MELGSCFKTYEDFKECFSAYKKENRCSFILRDCVSVRFHNLNHGTSIREDILYVQVKFVCIRTQSNRKRTRKADMCPAYLLLRYNERLDRLFISELNTHHVHIDSKTAIPEGDTVYKSQRTLCLQKLQPVLPTFKKDLDKAEKSPVEPSFCLNDVQVPSKPEQEGITPSDLAKIAKVMKNFLKVDKGSMASFSVGTSRDLDRLSFQSSKMSDLFIRFPENLLLHRVENTQGHILYAFLVENKEREGRVVHFAVLKTETATSVAKMLSIFTEFNSDWPKVKVVFVDPSFPHRPILQEIFPAARILLSIYHTTRLLEKKLHRSSANPSFKRLMKEALREAVFVTSEASLKNLCQMSQALLDEDLFSFLQAHWFSCELLWYMHVRKGLHACNTYMDSLDIVTSKVSSLFREQQSLLDCILRFVDYIDFFNTKGLKNLPTAPPKLKRTRPPSMPPKAKKPFGICGGSLNGLPVEETKPDSQQVQLQQQPSLGDMLDTLNQSGSELAYKLCNKEWEVVQNSTHLVGMAGPSVDVQLLEDSHQVSKDGCSCSCSFQRWYHLPCRHILALLHTSQQPVGEAMVCRRWQKKYQHLLGPNGELQDHSVIPHTDQPEKQGRNDMIQDLSRELANLLMQTEGPELEERCSTLRKIVDIWAVPCQPPESIQQPGDFRDVGCLPFLWGKHEEGEGLPPAEATIQD, encoded by the exons ATGGAGCTGGGCAGCTGCTTCAAGACCTACGAGGACTTCAAGGAGTGCTTCAGCGCCTACAAAAAGGAGAACAGGTGCTCCTTCATTCTCAGGGACTGCGTCTCCGTCCGCTTCCACAACCTCAACCACGGCACCTCCATCCGCGAGGACATCCT ATATGTGCAGGTGAAATTTGTCTGTATTCGGACCCAGTCAAACAGGAAGAGAACACGGAAGGCGGACATGTGCCCAGCATATTTGCTCCTGAGGTACAACGAGAGACTAGATAGACTATTTATCAGTGAACTTAACACCCACCACGTACACATTGATTCCAAAACCGCTATTCCTGAAGGAGACACCGTTTACAAATCTCAAAGGACACTGTGTCTACAGAAACTCCAGCCTGTGCTGCCCACATTCAAAAAGGACCTTGATAAAGCTGAGAAGTCCCCAGTAGAACCATCGTTTTGTCTAAATGATGTACAAGTGCCCTCAAAACCAGAGCAAGAAGGCATCACTCCTTCTGATCTGGCTAAGATAGCAAAAGTGATGAAAAACTTTCTTAAGGTAGATAAGGGTTCCATGGCTTCCTTCAGTGTGGGCACCAGCCGAGACTTGGACCGGCTGAGCTTCCAGAGCAGCAAGATGAGTGATCTGTTCATCCGATTCCCAGAGAATCTCTTGCTGCACCGGGTGGAGAATACCCAAGGCCACATCCTCTACGCTTTCTTGGTGGAGAACAAGGAACGAGAAGGTCGAGTGGTCCACTTTGCTGTGCTCAAGACTGAGACAGCCACCTCTGTCGCCAAGATGCTGAGCATCTTCACAGAGTTTAACTCTGATTGGCCCAAGGTCAAGGTGGTCTTTGTGGACCCTTCATTCCCTCACCGGCCCATTCTGCAGGAGATCTTCCCTGCTGCCCGCATCCTTCTTTCCATCTACCACACAACCCGGCTCTTGGAGAAGAAGTTACATCGTAGTTCAGCAAATCCATCCTTTAAAAGACTCATGAAGGAAGCCCTGCGGGAGGCTGTGTTTGTCACTTCTGAAGCCAGCCTTAAAAATCTCTGTCAGATGTCCCAAGCTCTGCTAGACGAGGATCTCTTCAGCTTCCTACAGGCCCACTGGTTCTCCTGTGAACTGCTGTGGTACATGCACGTAAGGAAGGGCCTGCATGCGTGTAATACCTACATGGACAGCCTAGACATAGTCACCAGCAAGGTGTCAAGCCTCTTTCGGGAACAGCAGTCCCTGCTAGACTGCATCCTCCGCTTTGTGGATTACATAGACTTCTTCAATACTAAGGGCTTGAAGAATTTACCCACAGCTCCTCCCAAGTTAAAGAGAACTCGGCCTCCAAGCATGCCACCAAAGGCCAAGAAGCCTTTCGGAATCTGTGGAGGGAGCCTTAATGGGCTCCCTGTGGAGGAGACAAAGCCAGACTCGCAGCAAGTTCAGTTGCAGCAGCAGCCCTCCCTGGGTGACATGCTAGACACCTTAAACCAAAGTGGCTCTGAACTGGCCTATAAGCTGTGCAACAAAGAGTGGGAGGTGGTGCAGAATTCCACTCATCTGGTGGGCATGGCCGGACCCTCGGTGGATGTTCAGCTGCTAGAGGACTCTCACCAAGTTAGCAAAGATGGTTGTAGCTGCAGCTGTTCCTTTCAGCGATGGTACCACCTGCCTTGCCGGCACATTTTGGCGCTGCTGCATACCAGCCAGCAACCTGTGGGTGAAGCCATGGTGTGCAGACGGTGGCAGAAGAAGTATCAGCACCTCCTGGGGCCCAATGGGGAGCTCCAGGACCATAGTGTGATCCCCCACACAGACCAGCCTGAAAAGCAAGGTCGGAACGATATGATTCAGGACCTAAGCAGAGAGCTGGCAAACTTGCTAATGCAGACGGAGGGCCCAGAGCTGGAGGAGCGCTGTTCTACCCTGCGCAAGATTGTGGACATCTGGGCTGTCccctgtcagcctcctgagtccatTCAGCAGCCAGGAGACTTCAGGGACGTAGGCTGCCTCCCTTTCCTCTGGGGAAAACATGAAGAAGGAGAGGGACTCCCTCCTGCTGAAGCCACAATTCAGGATTGA